From Equus przewalskii isolate Varuska chromosome 7, EquPr2, whole genome shotgun sequence, one genomic window encodes:
- the DERL3 gene encoding LOW QUALITY PROTEIN: derlin-3 (The sequence of the model RefSeq protein was modified relative to this genomic sequence to represent the inferred CDS: deleted 2 bases in 1 codon), which yields MVARGSSLSVLPSLSRRHQVLTGHTFSRCSTTATTTAARAESARRQTSHAAWEGSTGCRGLTAECLQLLAVTRACTAACVLTTPAVQPELLGPFQPYCNPHLVSGSSTWGGAARPAYRPPLAGLGLVTNLPFFWPLGFGFFNMLFCFRDCRTLEDGFFRAHKTDFVFLFLFGGVLMTVSFRALHCQARRLWVLPCCPGARPERPGQGAQSWGEAERQSRDPVAPTGRARWMGKGNKWEDCRGWEVRGTLGSTEACTRGGPPSTLTLARLLGLLGSLFFLPGQALTAMLRDVWSRCSPRVRVGFFGLLTFWRHSCPGLSLLLGNPILMDLLGTTSGHIYYFLEDVFPNKPEGKRLLQTPSFLSVGVTSLPLHSLRQLPAPWRTWAGLSQLAPPHRKLLPP from the exons ATGGTGGCCCGTGGGTCCTCCCTATCGGTGCTCCCCAGCTTGTCACGGAGACACCAGGTCCTCACTGGCCACACGTTCTCCCGCTGCTCCAccacagccaccaccacagctGCCAGGGCTGAATC AGCGCGCCGGCAGACTAGCCACGCCGCCTGGGAAGGTTCAACCGGGTGTCGGGGGTTGACGGCCGAGTGCCTGCAGTTGCTGGCGGTGACGCGGGCCTGCACCGCGGCCTGCGTCCTCACCACCCCGGCCGTG CAGCCGGAGCTCCTGGGCCCCTTCCAGCCCTACTGCAACCCGCACCTCGTCTCCGGAAGTTCCACGTGGGGCGGCGCCGCCCGCCCGGCCTACCGCCCGCCCCTCGCTGGTCTGGGGCTCGTCACCAACCTCCCCTTCTTTTGGCCCCTGGGATTCGGCTTCTTCAACATGCTCTTct GCTTCCGCGACTGCCGCACGCTGGAGGACGGCTTCTTTCGCGCCCACAAGACCGACTTcgtcttcctgtttcttttcggAGGCGTCCTCATGACCGTGTCCTTCAGGGCTCTGCACTGTCAGGCGCGGCGCCTCTGGGTCCTGCCTTGTTGTCCGGGGGCACGACCCGAGCGCCCAGGCCAGGGGGCACAGA GCTGGGgtgaggcagagaggcagagcagagaCCCTGTGGCCCCGACCGGAAGGGCACGCTGGATGGGGAAGGGGAACAAGTGGGAGGATTGCAGGGGCTGGGAAGTCAGAGGGACCTTGGGCAGCACTGAGGCCTGCACCAGGGGAGGGCCTCCCAGCACCTTGACTCTGGCCCGGCTGCTGGGGCTCCTGGGCAGCCTGTTCTTCCTG CCGGGCCAGGCCCTCACGGCCATGCTCAGGGACGTCTGGAGCCGCTGCAGCCCTCGGGTGAGGGTCGGCTTCTTTGGCCTCCTCACCTTCTGGCGCCATTCCTGCCCTGGGCTCTCCCTGCTGCTGGGCAACCCGATCCTCATGGACCTGCTGG GGACTACTTCAGGCCACATCTACTACTTCCTGGAGGATGTCTTCCCCAACAAGCCTGAAGGCAAGAGGCTGCTACAGACTCCCAGCTTCCTGAGTGTGGGGGTGACATCCCTCCCCTTGCACTCCCTCAGACAGCTCCCCGCCCCATGGAGGACCTGGGCTGGCCTCAGCCAGCTGGCCCCTCCCCACAGGAAGCTGCTACCCCCATAA